AGGCGGTAATGCAGCCAGTTTCCCTCCCTCCGCGAGGCCACCAGGCCGGCATTCTTCAGTACCAACAGGTGCTTTGACACGGTGGAAATATCGTCGCCCACCAAATCCCGCAGCTCGCAGACGCAGGTTTCCCTCTTTTTAAGCGAATTGAGTATTAAAAGCCGGGTCGGGTGCGCCATAGCCTTTATTACAGCGGCCTGGGCGACATAGTCATCTTTTGTTTTAGTCTTCATATTACTCTATTTTGCCAAATAGCCAAATACTTGTCAAGGCTATGCCCGTCAGGCGGCCAAAAAAAAAGGGGCCATCTTTCCCCTTTTCCAAACCGTCAAGCCGCCCGGTTGTCTGCTATGACTTTGTCATTATAAGCGCCCTCTTGAATTTGTAATGGTCCTGAGTGCTAAAAAAGCAACTACCTTTTTGCTCTGTTGAAAGCAGGCTTATTGTCCCAGCCAGGGTTTACCGTCATTGCCGCACAGCCTTCGCCCCGTTACAGCGCCGGAACCGAAAAAGGCCGTTGATTTCATGGCCGGGTCATTGGTATCGCCGTGCCTGTATTTGTAAATATAGAAGTGAATGACGTTTGTTTCATTCATTTCAGCCTTTTCTGCGAAATACCTGTTGCCCGCTTTCCCGCGTTTTATTGTCAGGATCTTATAGTCAACCCTAAGCGTTGTTTCCGAGCAGCGGGTCACTTTCAAAAGCCAGTTATATTCTGAATCGGAAAGCTCAATATAGCCCCTTTTAAGAAGATCGGCCGCCTGTTTCTCTTCCGGCGTAAGGGAACTTTCCGGTATTTTCTCCCCCGGCATAAGCCACTCGTGTCTGCCTTTTAAGGCCGCATAATAGACTTCCATCCCCGCATATGAAAGAAGCCCGAAATCACCCATCACGGCAGCGCCTCTTAAATCCCTGAGCTTCATTATTTCAGGCCAGCCCAGGCCTTTATTCTGAAAAAACTTCACGGCATCGCGCGTAAGCCTGTCGCGGTAATCCTGAAATCCCTGGAGAGTGAGAAGTTTTTCAGGCCCTTCCGCGCTTTTTCGCTCAACATAAAAAACGGAGGGGATATCCTTGCGCCTTTTTTGGAGGAAATCAAAAGCGTTCTCTTCCTCGGCCCTTTTCATGGCTTTGTACAGAAGAAAATCGCTTGAGCGGGGAGCCTCCTGCGTTTCCGGAACGGCTCTTCTGAATTTCAGTTCGGACCAGATTTCCGCTTTTGAGATGACGCCCCCCGAAGTTCCCGCAGCACTCTTTTCAGCGCACTGAGCCTGGATGGCGAAAGCCATACAAAGAAGCAGAGAACCGAAAAGCTTGCCCCTTAGCGGTTTTGCCTTGCCACGGCATTTATGGTTTCCAGCGGCGGGAACGGCTGTAAGGCGGCCGGTGGCGACGAGCGCAGCTGTTTCTTCGCTTTTTGCGTTATTATTCGTCATTTTCATGGAACCTAAAGTTATAATATATAAACACCTGTAAAAAAACAAGAGCGCCCTCGGGCGCTCTTGTTTTCTGGAGATATGGTATTGATTATTCGGTCTGCAGGGGGCCTGAGAACGCCATCACCTTTGTGCCCGCGCCGCTAATCTCTTCCAGCGCTTTCACATATTCTTCTATAAGCGGCCGCATCTTGCTTTCATACGCGGGGTAAGACTTGTTTATCTGCTCAACCCTCAGCAGGACGATGGTCTCGTCATTGTCGGTATACTCCGCGATATTGGCCAGCAGCAGCTTGGCCGTCGCCATAGTGTCTGGCGTTTTGGGAGTGCGCGCTATCGCCGGACCCGCC
This is a stretch of genomic DNA from Elusimicrobiota bacterium. It encodes these proteins:
- a CDS encoding metalloregulator ArsR/SmtB family transcription factor, which encodes MKTKTKDDYVAQAAVIKAMAHPTRLLILNSLKKRETCVCELRDLVGDDISTVSKHLLVLKNAGLVASRREGNWLHYRLLCPCVLDFTDCIAGLKR